The Methylomicrobium lacus LW14 genome window below encodes:
- the lptA gene encoding lipopolysaccharide transport periplasmic protein LptA: MKPNKFCGYLSLCLVLSGFYGAAAHALATDAEQPITIDSNTATYDDKAAVSIYTGDVISIQGSIRVNSDKLVVHFVDGDAGKLVFTGNPARFKQTPSPGKEDIIGDALTGEYYPKKNLLILKNNATVKQGTGTYASDYIEYDINTSLVKAGDKSTDSKRVRVTLQPKAKK, from the coding sequence ATGAAACCAAATAAATTTTGCGGTTATTTAAGTCTTTGTCTCGTGCTGTCCGGATTTTACGGCGCCGCCGCGCACGCCTTGGCGACCGACGCCGAACAGCCGATCACGATCGATTCGAATACCGCAACCTATGATGACAAGGCCGCGGTCAGCATCTATACCGGCGATGTGATTTCGATCCAGGGCAGCATCAGGGTCAATTCGGACAAGCTGGTCGTACACTTTGTCGATGGCGACGCGGGAAAACTGGTGTTTACCGGCAATCCGGCAAGGTTCAAGCAAACGCCGAGCCCGGGCAAGGAAGACATCATCGGCGATGCGTTGACCGGCGAGTATTATCCGAAAAAAAACCTGTTGATTCTGAAAAATAACGCCACGGTCAAACAAGGTACCGGAACCTATGCGAGCGATTATATCGAGTACGATATCAACACCTCGCTGGTCAAGGCCGGCGACAAATCGACCGATTCCAAACGGGTGCGCGTCACCTTGCAACCGAAAGCGAAAAAGTAA
- the lptC gene encoding LPS export ABC transporter periplasmic protein LptC: protein MRLRHLRIHIYLGVLALLSWGLVELTITEEEGALVVPPHSPDYFSTGYRKWEMGVDGLLKNKLTADRMTHYSDDGTTHLDKPLMFFHNAATPPWVINAEAGVLSADGKDLQMNGKVHVERAEGKGAKPLIINTTNARVKPETHYAETDEWAELISPPNRTTGVGMKLVFEQPVHLQLLSKVQGKYETK, encoded by the coding sequence ATGAGGCTGCGCCATTTACGCATTCATATCTATCTCGGCGTGCTCGCCCTGTTGAGTTGGGGACTGGTCGAATTGACCATTACCGAGGAGGAAGGAGCCCTGGTCGTGCCGCCGCACAGCCCGGATTATTTCAGCACCGGCTACCGCAAATGGGAGATGGGCGTTGACGGTCTGTTGAAAAACAAACTGACCGCGGACCGGATGACGCATTACAGCGATGACGGCACCACGCATTTGGACAAACCGCTGATGTTTTTCCATAATGCCGCGACGCCGCCCTGGGTGATCAACGCGGAGGCGGGCGTTTTGTCGGCCGACGGCAAGGACTTGCAAATGAACGGCAAGGTCCACGTCGAACGGGCTGAGGGTAAGGGCGCGAAGCCATTGATCATCAATACAACCAATGCCAGAGTCAAGCCGGAAACGCATTATGCGGAGACCGATGAATGGGCCGAATTGATCAGTCCGCCGAACCGCACCACCGGCGTCGGCATGAAACTGGTATTTGAGCAGCCGGTGCATCTGCAATTGCTGTCGAAAGTGCAGGGAAAATATGAAACCAAATAA
- the hpf gene encoding ribosome hibernation-promoting factor, HPF/YfiA family, translated as MHVIVTGHHLDVTDALKAHVDTKFEKLARHFDNVTDVHVILAVEKLIHKAEATLQISGAKLFAEDHQDDMYIAIDNIVDKLDRQIIKHKEKHLGH; from the coding sequence ATGCACGTTATCGTAACCGGCCATCATCTCGACGTCACCGACGCGCTGAAAGCGCACGTCGATACCAAATTCGAAAAGCTGGCCCGCCATTTTGACAACGTCACCGACGTCCATGTCATCTTGGCCGTCGAAAAGCTGATCCACAAAGCCGAGGCGACCCTGCAAATCAGCGGCGCCAAGTTGTTCGCGGAAGACCATCAGGACGATATGTATATCGCGATCGACAACATCGTCGACAAGCTGGACCGCCAAATCATCAAGCACAAAGAAAAGCATTTGGGACATTGA
- the lptB gene encoding LPS export ABC transporter ATP-binding protein, with amino-acid sequence MTRLAANQLIKNYNQRHVVKGVSLEVNTGEVVGLLGPNGAGKTTSFYMMVGLIKADGGEITLDEQDITHHPMYLRARLGIGYLPQEPSIFRKLSVEDNIRAVLELRGDLTRGQIDLAIEELLEELHIPHLRKQMAMSLSGGERRRLEIARALACNPRFILLDEPFAGVDPISVEDIKNIIIQLKDRGIGILITEHNVRETLGICDRAYILNDGRVIAEGGADAIVANEEVRKVYLGDKFSL; translated from the coding sequence ATGACTCGACTCGCCGCCAACCAACTGATCAAGAATTACAATCAGCGCCATGTCGTAAAGGGCGTCTCGCTCGAGGTGAATACCGGCGAGGTCGTCGGCCTCCTGGGTCCGAACGGCGCCGGCAAAACGACCAGTTTTTACATGATGGTCGGCCTGATCAAGGCCGATGGGGGCGAGATCACGCTCGATGAGCAGGACATCACCCATCATCCGATGTATTTGCGCGCGCGACTCGGCATCGGCTATCTGCCGCAGGAGCCGTCGATCTTCCGTAAGCTCAGCGTCGAGGACAATATCCGCGCGGTGCTGGAGCTGCGCGGCGATTTGACGCGCGGACAAATCGATCTGGCCATCGAGGAACTGCTGGAGGAACTGCATATTCCGCATCTGCGCAAGCAAATGGCGATGAGCCTCTCGGGCGGCGAGCGGCGGCGGCTCGAAATCGCCAGAGCCCTGGCCTGCAATCCGCGCTTCATTTTGCTCGACGAACCGTTTGCCGGCGTCGATCCGATTTCGGTCGAAGACATCAAAAACATCATCATCCAGCTGAAAGACCGCGGCATCGGCATCCTGATCACCGAACACAATGTTCGGGAAACGCTGGGTATTTGCGACAGGGCGTATATACTTAACGACGGCCGGGTCATCGCCGAGGGCGGGGCCGACGCGATCGTCGCCAATGAAGAAGTGCGCAAAGTGTATTTGGGCGATAAATTTAGTCTTTAG
- a CDS encoding KpsF/GutQ family sugar-phosphate isomerase, protein MMLHDQELRALALAVIQVEAQAVAALADRIDAHFAAACRLMFACPGRVVVTGMGKSGHIAGKIAATLASTGTPAFFVHPGEASHGDLGMITKQDVVLALSNSGETEEVLTILPIIKRLGVPLIAMTGNPASTLGTLATVHIDVGVAQEACPLGLAPTSSTTAALAMGDALAVSLLEARGFTRDDFALSHPGGSLGKRLLLRVSDIMHTGGEMPSVRETALISEALLEMTEKKLGMTAIVDADNKVAGIFTDGDLRRMLGKNLDIHKTRIDTVMTAHCTTIGIDMMAAEAMQIMEQKRINALIVTDAERRAAGALNMHDLIRAGIV, encoded by the coding sequence ATGATGCTGCACGACCAGGAACTGCGCGCGTTGGCGCTGGCGGTGATTCAGGTGGAAGCCCAGGCTGTGGCGGCGCTGGCCGATCGCATCGACGCGCATTTTGCCGCCGCCTGCCGGCTGATGTTTGCCTGCCCCGGCCGCGTGGTCGTGACCGGCATGGGCAAATCCGGGCATATCGCCGGCAAAATCGCCGCCACCCTGGCCAGCACCGGCACGCCGGCGTTTTTCGTGCATCCGGGCGAGGCCAGCCACGGCGATCTCGGCATGATCACCAAGCAGGATGTGGTGCTGGCGCTGTCCAATTCCGGCGAAACCGAGGAAGTGCTGACGATCCTGCCGATCATCAAGCGCCTCGGCGTACCGTTGATTGCGATGACCGGCAATCCGGCATCGACCCTGGGGACGCTCGCGACCGTGCATATCGATGTCGGCGTCGCCCAGGAAGCCTGTCCTTTAGGCCTTGCGCCGACCTCGAGCACGACCGCCGCGCTGGCGATGGGCGATGCGCTCGCGGTGTCGCTGCTGGAGGCGCGCGGCTTTACCCGCGACGATTTCGCGCTGTCGCATCCGGGCGGCAGCCTCGGCAAGCGCCTCTTGCTTCGGGTCAGCGACATCATGCACACGGGCGGCGAGATGCCGTCGGTGCGCGAGACCGCGCTGATCAGCGAAGCGCTGCTCGAAATGACTGAAAAGAAACTCGGCATGACTGCGATCGTCGATGCGGACAACAAGGTGGCCGGCATTTTTACCGACGGCGATTTGCGGCGCATGCTCGGCAAGAATCTGGACATCCATAAAACCCGCATCGATACGGTGATGACCGCGCATTGCACGACCATCGGCATCGACATGATGGCGGCCGAGGCGATGCAGATCATGGAGCAAAAACGCATCAATGCGCTGATCGTGACCGACGCGGAACGCCGCGCGGCCGGCGCATTGAACATGCACGACCTGATCCGGGCCGGTATCGTCTAG
- the murA gene encoding UDP-N-acetylglucosamine 1-carboxyvinyltransferase, with amino-acid sequence MDKLIITGGKPLSGELRISGAKNAALPILAATLLAETPVTVGNIPHLHDITTTMELLGRMGVRLLVDEKMNVEVDSRFIHSYEAPYELVRTMRASILVLGPLLARFGEAHVSLPGGCAIGTRPVDIHLNGLIKMGAEIKVEGGYIHAKVDRLKGCRLVLEQVTVTGTENLMMAACLAEGTTIMENAAKEPEVSDLAHFLNALGAKISGIGTDVLVIEGVEKLGVENIHYNIMPDRIETGTYLVAAAITRGSVKLKNTRPDILDAVLEKLIEAGADITSGEDWIRLDMHGKRPKAVSVRTAPYPAFPTDMQAQFIALNSIAEGVGIITETVFENRFMHVQELQRMGSDIKLESNTAICTGVDKITAAPVMATDLRASASLVIAALAAEGNTIVDRIYHIDRGYDHIEEKLQQLGATIRRVPN; translated from the coding sequence ATGGATAAATTAATCATCACCGGCGGCAAACCCTTATCCGGCGAATTGCGCATTTCCGGCGCGAAAAATGCCGCATTGCCGATCCTTGCCGCCACCCTGCTCGCGGAAACGCCGGTCACCGTCGGCAACATCCCGCACCTGCATGACATCACCACCACGATGGAATTGTTGGGCCGGATGGGCGTGCGCCTGTTGGTCGATGAAAAAATGAACGTCGAAGTCGACAGCCGCTTCATCCATAGCTATGAAGCGCCTTACGAACTGGTGCGCACGATGCGCGCGTCGATTCTGGTATTGGGGCCTTTGCTCGCACGCTTCGGCGAAGCGCATGTCTCGCTGCCCGGCGGCTGCGCGATCGGCACCCGTCCGGTCGATATTCACTTGAACGGCCTGATCAAGATGGGCGCCGAAATCAAGGTCGAAGGCGGCTATATTCACGCCAAGGTCGATCGCCTGAAAGGCTGCCGCCTGGTGCTCGAACAGGTTACCGTGACCGGCACCGAAAACCTGATGATGGCGGCCTGCCTGGCGGAAGGCACCACGATCATGGAAAACGCCGCGAAAGAGCCGGAAGTGAGCGATCTCGCGCACTTCCTGAATGCGTTGGGCGCGAAGATTTCCGGCATCGGCACCGATGTGCTGGTGATCGAAGGCGTCGAAAAACTCGGCGTCGAGAATATCCACTACAACATCATGCCGGACCGGATCGAAACCGGCACCTACCTGGTGGCGGCCGCGATCACGCGCGGTTCGGTCAAACTGAAAAACACCCGCCCCGACATCCTCGATGCGGTGCTTGAAAAACTGATCGAGGCCGGCGCCGACATCACTTCCGGCGAAGACTGGATCCGGCTCGACATGCACGGCAAACGGCCAAAGGCCGTTTCGGTGCGCACCGCGCCGTACCCGGCGTTTCCGACCGACATGCAGGCGCAGTTCATCGCGTTGAATTCGATTGCGGAAGGCGTCGGCATCATCACCGAAACGGTGTTCGAAAACCGCTTCATGCACGTGCAGGAATTGCAACGCATGGGCTCCGACATCAAGCTCGAATCGAATACCGCGATCTGCACCGGCGTCGACAAGATTACCGCCGCGCCGGTGATGGCGACCGATCTGCGCGCCTCGGCGAGCCTGGTGATTGCAGCGCTAGCCGCCGAAGGCAACACGATCGTCGACCGGATTTACCATATCGACCGCGGTTACGATCACATCGAGGAAAAATTGCAGCAACTCGGCGCGACGATCCGCCGCGTCCCGAATTAA
- the mlaE gene encoding lipid asymmetry maintenance ABC transporter permease subunit MlaE, which yields MTKFLNTLGKTTTTSFTKLGRGSYFLLETLTGIIDVMPRPRLLVNQVYSVGVLSFLIIVISGLFVGMVLGLQGYYILSDFGAEETLGLMVAASLVRELGPVVTALLFAGRAGSALTAEIGLMKATEQLSGMEMMAVDPIRRIITPRFLAGFIAMPLLAALFSAVGIVGGQIVGTGLLGVDDGAYWSQMQANIDFEDDIVNGFIKSIVFGFVTTWIALFEGYDTVPTSEGVSRATTRTVVNSAFSILGLDFILTALMFGED from the coding sequence ATGACTAAATTTCTGAACACGCTTGGCAAGACCACCACGACCAGTTTCACCAAGCTCGGCCGAGGCTCCTATTTCCTGCTCGAAACCCTGACCGGCATTATCGATGTCATGCCGCGCCCGCGTTTGCTGGTCAACCAGGTCTATTCGGTCGGCGTCCTGTCGTTTTTGATCATCGTGATCTCGGGGCTCTTCGTCGGCATGGTGCTCGGCCTGCAAGGCTATTACATCCTGTCCGATTTCGGCGCCGAAGAAACCTTAGGGTTAATGGTCGCAGCTTCCTTGGTCAGGGAATTGGGACCGGTAGTCACCGCCTTGCTGTTCGCGGGCCGCGCAGGTTCCGCCCTGACCGCCGAGATCGGCCTGATGAAGGCGACCGAACAGCTTTCCGGCATGGAGATGATGGCGGTCGACCCGATCCGGCGCATCATCACGCCGCGTTTTCTGGCCGGCTTCATCGCGATGCCGCTGCTCGCGGCCCTGTTCAGCGCGGTCGGCATCGTCGGCGGACAAATAGTCGGCACCGGGTTGCTCGGCGTCGATGACGGCGCTTACTGGTCGCAAATGCAGGCCAATATCGATTTCGAAGACGACATCGTGAACGGCTTCATCAAAAGCATCGTATTCGGCTTCGTGACCACCTGGATCGCGCTGTTCGAAGGCTACGACACGGTGCCGACTTCCGAAGGCGTCAGCCGCGCGACCACCCGCACCGTCGTGAATTCGGCTTTCAGTATTTTGGGCCTCGATTTTATCTTGACCGCACTCATGTTTGGAGAAGATTAA
- the kdsC gene encoding 3-deoxy-manno-octulosonate-8-phosphatase KdsC, with product MQTVIEKAKKIKLLVLDVDGVLTDGRLFFDFFGNEYKSFHARDGHGIKLLKRTGVDIAIISGRKSKSVALRMKMLGIEHVYQGHENKRQAFQELLGKTGLTQEQAAYVGDDLLDLPLMVQVGLAVAVNDAHPDVKARADWCTTLQGGRGAVREVCDLIMQAQGHYQAILDSYLQ from the coding sequence ATGCAAACAGTGATTGAAAAAGCCAAAAAGATCAAATTATTGGTGCTCGATGTCGACGGCGTGTTGACCGACGGCCGGTTGTTTTTCGATTTTTTCGGCAACGAATACAAGTCTTTTCATGCCCGCGACGGCCACGGCATCAAGTTGCTCAAACGCACCGGGGTCGATATCGCGATCATTTCCGGGCGCAAATCCAAATCGGTCGCGCTCAGGATGAAGATGCTCGGCATCGAACATGTTTACCAGGGCCACGAGAACAAACGCCAGGCGTTTCAGGAATTGCTCGGCAAGACCGGACTCACGCAGGAACAGGCCGCCTATGTCGGCGATGATTTGCTGGATCTGCCGCTGATGGTCCAGGTCGGGCTCGCGGTCGCGGTCAATGACGCGCATCCGGACGTGAAGGCGCGCGCCGACTGGTGCACGACGCTGCAAGGCGGGCGCGGCGCGGTCCGGGAAGTCTGCGACCTGATCATGCAGGCGCAAGGCCATTATCAAGCGATATTGGACAGTTATCTGCAATGA
- the rapZ gene encoding RNase adapter RapZ — protein sequence MKLLIVSGLSGSGKSIALDTLEDCGYYCIDNLPVSLLDDFIAHVMQSDPLTYAKTAIGIDSRNSSDSLLNFSESMNRIRKKKIDCEVIFMQADEAVLLKRYSETRRKHPLTDFNTPLKEALRIEKEMLTPIARYASFVIDTSRTHYHELRDLIRNQIGERDSRQISLQFQSFGFKHGIPLDADFVFDARSLPNPYWLPELRGLTGKDEAVIEFLKSQPLVNEFYLDIVGFLERWVTRFEAEGRSYLTIAVGCTGGQHRSVYLIDALAKRFRSPFLNVIVRHRELH from the coding sequence ATGAAACTATTGATCGTCAGCGGACTTTCAGGCTCCGGCAAAAGCATCGCCCTCGATACGCTGGAGGATTGCGGTTATTATTGCATCGACAACCTGCCGGTCTCCTTACTGGATGATTTCATCGCCCATGTGATGCAGTCGGACCCGCTGACCTACGCGAAGACCGCGATCGGGATCGATTCCCGCAATTCCTCGGACAGCCTGCTGAATTTTTCCGAGAGCATGAACCGCATTCGCAAGAAAAAAATCGATTGCGAAGTGATCTTCATGCAGGCCGATGAGGCGGTGTTGCTGAAGCGTTACAGTGAAACGCGCCGCAAGCATCCCTTGACCGATTTCAATACGCCGCTGAAGGAAGCGCTGCGGATCGAAAAGGAAATGCTGACGCCGATCGCGCGCTATGCGAGCTTCGTGATCGACACCAGCCGGACCCACTACCATGAACTGCGCGATCTGATCCGCAACCAGATCGGCGAGCGTGACAGCCGGCAAATCTCGCTGCAATTTCAATCGTTCGGTTTCAAGCACGGCATCCCCTTGGACGCCGATTTCGTCTTCGACGCGCGCAGCCTCCCCAATCCCTACTGGCTGCCGGAACTCCGCGGACTGACCGGCAAGGACGAGGCGGTGATCGAATTTTTGAAAAGCCAGCCCCTGGTCAATGAGTTTTACTTGGACATCGTCGGTTTTCTCGAACGCTGGGTCACCCGTTTCGAGGCCGAAGGCCGCAGTTATCTGACCATCGCGGTCGGCTGCACCGGCGGGCAGCACCGTTCGGTTTATCTGATCGACGCGCTGGCCAAGCGCTTTCGCAGCCCTTTCCTGAACGTGATCGTCCGGCACCGGGAATTGCACTAA
- a CDS encoding ABC transporter ATP-binding protein, which yields MENSVKQQDNLVSVRNLSFSRGEKKIFDDVNLSIERGKITAIMGPSGTGKTTLLKLIGGQLTPATGAVHVDGQHVHRLRRAELYNLRKRIGMLFQSGALLTDMNVYDNVAFPLREHTHLPESMIRTLVLMKLHAVGLRGARDLMPNELSGGMARRIALARAIALDPMMIMYDEPFTGQDPISMGALVHLIKSLNTTLGLTSIIVSHDVQETMAIADYVYLISDGKIAGQGTPEEIRQSPSDWVQQFMTGAADGPVHFHYPAKDYFDDLISTGRRY from the coding sequence ATGGAAAACAGCGTAAAACAACAAGACAATCTGGTCAGTGTGCGCAATCTGTCGTTTTCGCGCGGCGAAAAGAAAATTTTCGATGACGTCAATCTATCGATCGAGCGCGGCAAGATCACCGCGATCATGGGTCCCAGCGGCACCGGCAAGACGACGCTGCTGAAACTGATCGGCGGCCAGTTGACGCCGGCCACCGGCGCGGTTCATGTCGACGGCCAGCACGTACACCGGCTGCGCCGGGCCGAATTGTACAATCTCCGAAAACGCATCGGCATGCTGTTTCAAAGTGGCGCGCTGCTGACCGACATGAACGTTTACGATAATGTCGCGTTTCCGCTGCGCGAACATACGCATCTGCCCGAATCGATGATCCGCACGCTGGTGCTGATGAAGCTGCACGCGGTGGGCCTGCGCGGCGCGCGCGATTTGATGCCGAACGAACTGTCCGGCGGCATGGCCCGGCGGATTGCACTGGCACGGGCCATCGCGCTCGATCCGATGATGATCATGTACGACGAACCCTTTACCGGGCAGGACCCGATCTCGATGGGCGCCCTGGTGCATCTGATCAAATCGCTGAATACCACCCTCGGCCTGACCAGCATCATCGTCTCGCACGATGTCCAGGAAACGATGGCGATCGCCGATTACGTCTACCTGATCTCGGACGGTAAAATTGCAGGGCAAGGCACGCCGGAAGAAATCCGGCAATCTCCGTCCGACTGGGTGCAACAGTTCATGACCGGCGCGGCGGACGGCCCGGTGCATTTCCACTATCCCGCCAAAGATTATTTTGACGACCTGATCTCGACAGGAAGACGCTACTGA
- the mlaD gene encoding outer membrane lipid asymmetry maintenance protein MlaD has translation MQHSNTQDTLVGLFVAAGIAGLFFLALQVSNLSSFVEEDSYTVTASFENSGGLKVKSPVSAAGVKIGQVRAISFDPKTYQSVVEMAIYSQYKTLPSDTTASVFTAGLLGEQYVNLEPGGSEEYLEDGGKIELTQSAIILEKAIGQFLFKSAEEKAEEKKK, from the coding sequence ATGCAGCACAGCAACACCCAGGATACCCTGGTTGGGCTTTTTGTCGCCGCCGGCATCGCCGGATTGTTTTTTCTGGCTTTGCAAGTCAGCAATTTGAGCTCCTTTGTCGAAGAAGACAGCTATACGGTGACCGCAAGCTTCGAAAATTCGGGCGGCCTGAAGGTCAAATCGCCGGTATCGGCGGCCGGCGTCAAGATCGGCCAGGTCAGGGCGATCAGTTTCGACCCTAAGACCTATCAGTCGGTCGTCGAAATGGCGATCTATTCGCAATACAAGACCTTGCCTTCCGACACCACCGCCAGCGTCTTCACCGCGGGGTTGCTCGGCGAGCAATACGTGAATCTGGAGCCGGGCGGTTCCGAGGAATACCTGGAAGACGGCGGCAAGATCGAACTCACCCAATCCGCGATCATTCTCGAAAAGGCGATCGGCCAGTTTCTGTTCAAGTCGGCCGAGGAAAAGGCGGAAGAGAAGAAGAAATGA
- a CDS encoding RNA polymerase factor sigma-54, with the protein MKQSLHFKLGQQMTMTPQLQQAIRLLQMSTLDLQQEIEQALESNMMLELGDDEHAASMLEPMPEKKIDASDTATSEGSQTDIPDELPLDSSWEDIFDATPEWSGNDNAEDSDFETQRSKSSTLLDHLLWQVDLTKFSERDHAIALAIIDSIDQEGYLTAGIEDIFEGLQDQIDDLDFGEVNAVLHRIQHFDPPGIAAADLADSLRLQLEQLPEETPYRGDALRIVTQHLDLLATQERNKLMRKLNLGEQQLSAAVALIRTLDPKPGAKIQETETNYVIPDVYVAKKNGRWQVNLNPDIAPKLRVNPYYSTLIKRADDSKDNVCMKDHLQEARWFIKSLNSRNDTLLRVARSIVEKQTGFLEHGSIAMRPMVLKEIAEELELHESTISRVTTQKYMHTPRGIFEFKYFFSSHVSTEGGGECSSTAIRAFIKELISNENPAKPLSDSKIAELLQEKGIQVARRTIAKYREAMLIASSSERKRIM; encoded by the coding sequence ATGAAACAGTCGCTCCATTTCAAACTCGGTCAGCAAATGACGATGACGCCGCAATTGCAGCAGGCGATTCGTCTCTTGCAGATGTCGACGCTCGATTTGCAGCAGGAAATCGAACAGGCGCTCGAATCGAACATGATGCTGGAACTCGGCGATGACGAGCATGCCGCTTCGATGCTCGAGCCGATGCCGGAAAAAAAGATCGACGCCTCCGACACGGCGACCAGCGAAGGCTCGCAAACCGATATTCCGGACGAATTGCCGCTCGATTCTTCCTGGGAAGACATTTTCGATGCGACGCCCGAATGGAGCGGCAATGACAACGCCGAGGACTCCGATTTTGAAACCCAGCGCAGCAAATCCTCGACCCTGCTCGATCATCTCTTATGGCAGGTCGATCTGACCAAATTCAGCGAGCGCGACCATGCGATCGCGCTCGCGATCATCGATTCGATCGATCAGGAAGGCTACCTGACCGCCGGCATCGAAGACATTTTCGAAGGCCTGCAAGATCAGATCGACGATCTCGATTTCGGCGAAGTCAATGCGGTGCTGCACCGGATTCAGCATTTCGACCCGCCCGGCATTGCGGCGGCCGATCTGGCCGACAGCCTGCGCCTGCAACTGGAGCAGTTGCCCGAGGAGACTCCCTACCGCGGCGACGCCTTGCGTATCGTGACCCAACACCTGGATTTGTTGGCGACGCAGGAGCGCAACAAGCTGATGCGTAAATTGAATCTCGGCGAACAGCAGCTCAGCGCCGCGGTCGCCCTGATCCGGACGCTCGACCCGAAGCCCGGCGCCAAGATCCAGGAGACCGAAACCAACTATGTGATTCCGGATGTCTATGTCGCCAAAAAGAATGGCCGCTGGCAGGTCAACCTGAATCCGGACATCGCGCCGAAACTGCGCGTCAATCCGTATTATTCGACGCTGATCAAGCGCGCGGACGACAGCAAGGATAACGTCTGCATGAAGGACCATCTGCAGGAAGCGCGCTGGTTCATCAAGAGCCTGAACAGCCGTAACGATACGCTGCTTCGGGTCGCCCGCAGCATCGTCGAAAAGCAGACCGGTTTTCTCGAGCACGGCTCGATCGCGATGAGGCCGATGGTGCTGAAGGAAATCGCCGAGGAGCTCGAACTGCACGAGTCGACCATCTCGCGGGTCACCACGCAAAAATACATGCATACCCCGCGCGGCATCTTCGAATTCAAATACTTCTTTTCCAGCCACGTCTCGACCGAAGGCGGCGGCGAATGCTCGTCAACCGCGATCCGCGCATTCATCAAGGAACTGATCAGCAATGAAAATCCGGCAAAACCGCTCAGTGATAGTAAAATAGCCGAACTGCTGCAAGAAAAGGGCATCCAGGTTGCCCGCAGAACCATTGCGAAATATCGCGAAGCCATGCTGATCGCCTCGTCAAGCGAAAGAAAACGCATCATGTAG
- a CDS encoding STAS domain-containing protein gives MSRLNIVDQGAGHFLVDGDLTFATIDKRTVKSLAFLTSHKDITIDLGRVDNTDSAGLALMIEWIKYCRAKRIQLRFSHVPKQLLSLARLSGFDKDAHFASHLE, from the coding sequence ATGAGCAGGCTGAACATCGTTGATCAGGGCGCAGGGCATTTTCTTGTCGATGGCGACCTGACTTTCGCGACGATCGACAAGCGTACGGTCAAATCGCTGGCCTTTTTGACCTCGCACAAGGACATCACGATCGACCTCGGCCGGGTCGACAATACCGACAGCGCCGGACTGGCGCTGATGATAGAATGGATCAAATATTGCCGCGCCAAACGGATTCAACTCCGTTTCAGCCATGTGCCGAAACAGTTGCTGAGCCTGGCCCGGCTCAGCGGTTTCGACAAGGACGCGCATTTCGCGTCCCACCTCGAATGA